The Pseudomonas rhizosphaerae genomic sequence CGTGCCGTTCCGCAGCTGGTCGAGCGTCAGCGACGAAGAACCGCTCGACCTGGCCAGCGCGCTCAACGGTGGGCGGGCACTGGCTTGCTCGGACGAGCACTACGGCAGCATGAGCAACCTGCTCAATCCGGGCCGCGGGGTCAACATGGGCGATGGCTGGGAAACTGCACGGCGCCGCACGCCGGGCAACGACTGGGTCATCGTCGCGTTGGGTCATGCCGGTGTGGTGCGGCAGGTGATCGTCGATACACTCCACTTCAAAGGCAACTACCCGGACAGTTGCTCGATCCAGGGCGCGTTCGTCAAAGGCGGGACAGACGGCCAGATCGAAACCCAAAGCCTGTTCTGGCGAGAACTGCTGCCCAGCCAAAAGCTGCAGATGCACCAGGAGCACAGCTTCGCCGAGCAGATCAAGGCGCTGGGGCCGATCACCCATATTCGACTCAATGTGTTTCCCGACGGTGGCGTGAGTCGTCTGCGGGTGCTGGGCACGCTGGCTCGATAGTCGCCTGCCTTCTGCCCGGTGCATTCTCCCACTCGATAGCGTCCATCCCAGACAAGGCCCAGCATGCGAACATTGACGATCGAACCCTTGACCAAGGCCGCGTTTGCCCCTTTTGGCGACGTGATCGAAACTCAAGGGAGCGCGCATTTCCTGATCAACAACGGCTCCACCCAGCGCTTCGATCGGCTGGCGGACGTGCAGTTGGCAACCGCGCAGGATCAAGCGGTCATCAGTATATTCCGTGCGCAGGCGTTACCCATGCCGTTGACCGTGCGCATGCTGGAGCGTCATCCGCTGGGCAGCCAGGCGTTCATCCCGCTGCTGGGCAAGGCGTTCCTGATCGTGGTCGCCCCGGCCGGCGACGTCCCAGGCAGTGGCGAGGTTCGCGCGTTTCTCAGTGATGGGCAGCAAGGCATCAATTACCATCGGGGCGTCTGGCATCATCCGATATTGGCCCTGCATGATGACGATGGCTTTCTGGTGGTGGACCGCAAGGGGCCAGGCAACAATTGCGACGAGTTCTTTTTCGAAGAGCACGACCTTTTGTTGCTTGCACCGCGGCCTTGCTGATGCACGGTGGCGAAGGGGCGCGGCGCCAGCCTTATTGCTCGAACGCTCGACGCAATCGCTGCAGACCTTCGTCGATGTCGGCAAGGCCCGGTGCGGCGAACGACAGGCGAATGCTGCTCGGGTCTGGGTGCTGCCCATAGAACGCGCTGCCGGGCACGAACAGCACCTTCTGCTCGATCGCCCGCGGCAGCAATGCCTTGGCGTCGAGCCCACGAAGGCAACGACCCCAGACGAACATGCCGCCTGCCGGCGCGCTGACCTCAAGATGCTCGGCCAATGGCTGCAACCCCGCCAGCATGCGCTCGCACTTCTCCCGATAGCTCTTCGCCAGACCCGGCAGCGCCCGCTCCAACGCCCCCGCCGCAAGATAATTAGCCGCAATGCGCTGCGCCCAGGGCGAAGTGCACAGGTCCACGGTCTGCTTGGCCACCAGGCAGCGTTGACGAATGGCTGCCGGCGCTACCATCCAGCCCACGCGCAACCCTGGCGCCAGAACCTTGGACAAGCTGGACAAATGCACCACCCGCCCCTCTGCGCCGTGGACCTGCCGACTCAACGCCAGCAGCGACGGCACTTCCTCGCCAGCGAAGCGCAACGCACCGTACGGATCGTCTTCGACCACCAGGAAATCATGCTCGACCGCCAGTTTCAACAGCGCCACACGCCGCGCCAACGGCAGACAGGCCCCGGTAGGGTTGGCGAAAGTCGGCACGCAATAGAGCATCGCTACATCGCCGCGAACACGCCCTGCCAGTTGTTGCGCCAAGGCATCGGTGTCCAGGCCGTCGGCATCGGTCGCCGCGCTGAGCACCTGCGCCCCGGCCAGGCGCAGCGCCTGCAGCGCCGCTGGATAGGTCGGGCATTCCACCAGCACCGTGGAACCAGGCGCCAGCAACACCTTGAGTAGCAGGTCGAAACCTTGCTGCGAGCCGGTCGTCACCACCATGTCATCGGCCTGGACTTCAACGCCGCGACGCGCCATCAGGCCTGCCAGTTGTTCGAGCAAAGCTGGCAACCCTTCAGTGGCGGCGTACTGCAAACAGTCCAGCGGCGTCTCGCGCATCGCTTGCTCGGCCGCGTCCCGCAAGCCCGCCTGGTCGAAGAACGCCGACGCCGGGTAGCCACCGGCGAAGGAAATCATCCCCGGCACCGACAGGTACTTGAACAGCTCGCGTATGGCCGAGCCGGTGGGGTTTTCGAAGGCAGGCGTGAATCGATAGTCCAGGGCCATGACAGTGCTCGACGGCGAATGTGCCGAAAGTATCGAGGCTGGCGAATGCCCCTCACAAGCGAAGATATTTCCAGATGTCATGCCATTGGGTGCTGACCGGGTCTACGTCCAAAAACCACAGGCCGCGGAGGGTCTGGCTTTCACAGCTATCGCCAGACGGAACGCACACCACTATCATGACTCAGATACTCATGGCACCGCGCCACTGGACTAGACAGGTCGTGTCGAATCTGGAGAAATGCGCAGCCCTGACCACAGGCCTTTATGCATGCCCATCGCCGAATGAACACCTCTTCCCGCTCAATCATCTGTGAACACTGCGATTCGCTGTTCGAATCGGTGCCGCTGGCCCACAGCCAGAAGGCCGAATGCACGCGCTGTGGCGCGGTGCTCGAACGTGGCCAGCGCTTGAGCATACAGGCCCTGTTCGCCCTCGCCTTGACCGCTGCCATGCTGTTCATGCTGGCCAACGCCTTTCCGGTGATCAGCATCAGCATGGAAGGGCTGAGCAACCAGGCCACCCTGCTCGCCTCGGTCGAGGCCCTGGCGCAAGGTCGCATCACGCCCATGGCCGCAGTCACCGGGCTGACCATCATTCTCGCGCCGCTGTTGCAGATCTGCCTGCTGTGCTGGCTGCTCGGCTTCGCCACCGCCGGTCGCGCGGCACCGGGCTTTCGCACCTGCATGCGCGCGCTGGAACACTTGCGCCCCTGGAGCATGCTCGAAGTCTGCCTGCTGGGCATTCTGGTCGCGATCGTCAAACTGGCTGGCATGCTCGATGTGCACCCCGGCATCGGTCTATGGGCACTGGGCATGGTCACGGTGCTGTTGATCCTGATCTCGGGCAAAGGTATCCGCCGGCTCTGGGACGACCTGGAAGGACAGCTGCAATGACCGAGCCCGTCTACGCGCGGCAACGGGGCCTGGTGCTTTGCCATACCTGCGGCCATGTCTGCCAGGCCGGCGAGCATCATTGCCCGCGGTGTCACTCCACCGTTCATGCGCGCAAGCCCAACAGCATCGCCCGTACCTGGGCGCTGCTCATCGCCGCGCTGATCCTGTACATCCCGGCCAACGTGCTGCCGGTGATGCGCACCAACATGTTCGGCAATGCCAGCGAAAACACCATCATGAGCGGCGTTGTCGAGTTCTGGCATGGCGGCTCCTGGGACATCGCCATGCTGATCTTCATCGCCAGTGTGGTCGTGCCCTGCATGAAGTTCCTGATCCTGGGCACGCTGCTGGTAACCTGTCAGCGCAAGAGCCACTGGGCCATGCGCGAGCGAGCCCGTCTGTATCGTTTCATCGAGTTGATCGGCTATTGGTCGATGCTCGACGTGCTGGTGGTGGCGCTGGTGGCCGCGCTGGTGCAGTTCCGTTCGCTGAGTTCCATCGACCCGTTGCTGGGTATCGTGTTTTTCGGTCTGGTGGTGGTACTCACCATGCTGGCCGCCATGAGTTTCGATCCCCGGCTCATCTGGGATGTAGAGGTTGAAGATGTCTGATCGTCCAGGTTCCACTCCCGCGTCACCTGCCGCCACGCCTGCGGTCAAGACGCGTCGTTTCAACGTCTCGCTGGTGTGGATCGTGCCGATCATCGCCGCGCTGGTGGGGGCCTCGATGCTGATCAGCAACGGCCTCAATGCCGGGCCGCAGATCGAGATCAGCTTCGAGACCGCCATGGGCCTGGAAGCCAACAAGACCCAAGTCAAATACAAGAATGTGGTGATCGGACAGGTGACCGCCATCGCGCTCAGCGACGACCGCAGCCACGTGGTCGCCACCGTCGACCTGAACAAGTCCGCCGAAGGCTTCACCGCGGAGGATTCGGTATTCTGGGTGGTGCGGCCACGCATCGGCGCCAACGGCATCTCCGGCGTGGATACTCTGCTCTCCGGTGCGTTCATCGGCGCCGACGCCGGCAGTTCCGAAGAGCGCAAGAAGGAATTCGTCGGCAAGGAGACACCGCCGGCAATCACCTACGGCGAGCAAGGCAAGCGCTTCACCCTGCACACCGAGGATCTGGGTTCGCTGGACATCGGCTCGCCGGTCTACTATCGGCGCATCGAAGTGGGCCAGGTGGTGTCCTACCAACTGGCCGAGGATGGCAAGGGCGTCGACGTGGAAATCTTCGTCCATGCCCCCAACGACAAGTACGTGACCACCGACACGCGTTTCTGGAATGCCAGCGGCATCGACCTGACCGTGGGCGCCAGCGGCCTGAAGGTCAACACCGAATCGCTGTCGACCATTCTGGCCGGCGGCGTGGCTTTCGTCGAACCCAAGTACAGCCCCAACGCAACCCCGGCCACCGAGCGCTCGCGCTTCGACCTGTTCGCCGACCAGGAAACCGCGCTGGCGCCGCCCGACGGCGAACCGCGCTATATCAGCATGAGCTTCAACCAGTCGCTGCGCGGCCTGGCAGTCAATGCACCGGTGGAATTTCTGGGCGTGAACATCGGCCGCGTGGTTTCGGTCAACCTAGACTACGACGCCAAGACCAAGAACTTCCCCAGCGTCGTCGGCGCGGTGATCTATCCGGACCGTTTGGGCAAGGCCCATGAAAAACTGCTCAAGGAAATGGGCACCGAGGACGATGAGCGTTCGGCGAAGCTGATGTCGGCATTCGTCAAACAAGGCCTGCGAGCCCAGGCTCGCAGTGCCAACCTGATCACCGGACAGTTGTACATTTCCCTGAGCTTCCTGCCCAATGCCGCACCGGTGGCCTTCGATGTAGCCGCCCGCCCGCTGCGCATCCCCACCGTGCCCGGCAGCCTGGACAAGGTGCAGGAGCAGCTGCAGGGCGTGGTCGACAAGATCAGCAAGTTGCCGCTGGACGAAATTGCCAACAACCTCAACGGCAGTCTCAGCGAGATGCAGAAGACCTTGCGCCAGGTCAACGCCGAGGTCCTGCCGCAGATGCGCGGCACCTTGCAGCAGACCCAGAAGACACTGGCTGCGGCCAATTCCACCTTCGCCGAGGACTCCCCCGAGCGTCAGCAGTTGAGCCAGGCCATGGACGAAGTCCAGCGCACTGCCCGTTCGGTCCGGGTGCTGACCGACTTCCTCAGCCGCAACCCCGAAGCGCTGATCCGTGGCCGCACCAAACAGGGTGAACCGGATGCTTTCCGTAGCCCGGGCAATACTTCTCGTGAAATTCAATCGGACGCCCAACCATGATCAAACGCAGCCTGATACTAGCCGCCGGCCTGGGCCTGAGCGCCTGCAGCTCGCCGGTCACCCACTACTACACACTGCAGGACACCGCGCCAAGCGCGCCGACGCGCTTGGCCGCACCGTCGTTTCAGTTCGAAATGCTGAGCGTGCGCATGCCGGTGCAGGTCGACCAGCCGCAACTGGTGGTGCGTCAGGACCGAGGCAATCTGGCGATTCTGGAAAACGATCGCTGGAGCGCACCACTGGCCGATGAGTTTCACGACGCGCTGACGGATCGCCTCGAGCGTCAGTTGGGTACGCGTGATCTGGCTGGATTGCCCAAGGATTCGCAACGACCGGTGCTGTCGTTGCAGACCGACGTGCGTCGCTTCGACTCGCTACCGGGGCAGTACGCGTTGGTCGACGTGGTGTGGAGCCTGGGTATGCGCGGTGGGGCGCAGCCGCGCCGTACATTGACCTGTGCTAGCCAAATTCGTGAAACGGCGGGAGTAGAACTGAGCAGCCTGGTGGTGGCACATCAGCGGGTGATCGATCAATTGGCGAAGCAGATCGCAACGACCGCTCGCCAATGGGCGCAGGGCAGCGGCGCCTGTCCTAGCTGATAGCGCGCGGCACGGTGGCCAGAGCTTTTTCGACACCGTCGAGCAACTGGCCTAGCGTCCACGGCTTGCGCACGAAACTGACGGGGATAGTCACGCCGGAGCTTTCTGGCGTTTCGTGCCCCGACATGATCATGATCGGGATCTCCGGCCAGGTCTGTGCCGTGTAATTGGCCAAGCCTGCGCCGTTCATGCTGCCGGGCATGAGGATATCCGTCAGCAACAAATTAACTTTGTTGGAATTCTGGTTTAAGTACTCAAGGGCTTGATCCGCAGATTCGACACCCGCGGTCTTCCAACCCTCCTCGCCCAGCAGTTCGCAGACGAACTCGCGAATCAGCGCTTCGTCTTCCACCACCAGAACCAGGTTCGCTTCTTTGTTGGAAGCACCGTCGATGCGCGGCGAATCAGTCATTGCCAAATCCTTCTGTGTACTTGAATTAATTGAGGAAAGTTACCGCCGCGATGGCGACTTCCACACTCAGGTTAGGAGAGCGGAAAAGCTTACGAATTCCATTTGTCGAGGTTGCGCCGACGAACGGTAAAGGGTCTACCTGTGCCGGATGGGTGAGCGGAGTTCAATCCACTCCACTGAGCAGGATTCCGCTCTCGTCTTCGGCCAGTACAACGGCCCGTTCCAGGTCTTCGGCGCTTGTGCCATGGATGTGGTAAAGCACGTCGCCCTGCACCACCTTCGTCCCCCTGCCGACCCAGAGGTCAATGCCTGCACCCTTGTCCCGGGGCGCTCCGGCGCGGCGGGCGATTTCTGCCAGTCGCCAGCCGTCGAGCTGCGCGACTCGGCCGTCGCAAGGTGCGCGTACGGCCCAGGTCAGCGGGCTGGGCAGGACGGGCGCCTTGCGGCCCTGGGCATCGATGATGCGCTCGAACGCGACCAGGGCATGGCCTTCGTCCAGCAGGTGCTCGGCGCGTTGCCGGCCTGCCTCGACACTGCCGACCCGCGGATCCCAGGCGAGAATGCGCGCGGCGAACAGCAGGGCTTTTTCGCGCAGGTCGGCAGGGGCCTCGACGGCTCCCTCGAGTACCCGACGGACATCGCGCACTTCCAGCGCTGGTCCGATGCCCCGCCCGACCGGCTGCGAGCCATCAGTGACAATCGCTTCGACGGTCAGCCCTAGCAAAGCGCCGACCTGCTCGAACAGCTCGCCGAGAACCTGCGCCTGCTCGCGGGTCGCCAGCTTGGTGCGAGGACCGAACGGCAGATCGACGATGACGTGGGTCGAGCCAGCGGTGAGTTTCTTGGACAGAATAGAAGCGACTGCCCACCGCGTGGAATCGATGTTCAGCGGTCGCGTGATGGCGTTCATCACTTCGTCCAGATGTGAATGGTTGAGACGGCCGTTCCAGGCGATGCAAGCGCCCGTCACAGCAACACAGTGGCGCACCTGCTCCGGACTCAGTTCCACTTCGGCCAGGACCTCCATGGCGTCGGCCGTGCCAGCCGCCGAGGTGATCGCCCGCGAGGAGGTCTTGGGCATGAGCAAGCCCTGCGCCGCGATGATCGGCACCACGATCAAGGTGATTCGGCTACCGGGGACGCCGCCCATCGAGTGCTTGTCGACCACGATGGGGCGATCCCAGCGCAGGGTCGGCGAAAACCGCGTACGCACCCTGGCCAACGCTACCACTTCGGCATCCGACAGGTGCTGGCTGGCACTCACCAGAAACGCGCTGATCTGGTGGTCGCGATAGCCCCCGGCGATGATGTCGCGCAGCACCTGCTCGTACTGCGCTTCGTCCAGCTCGTGCCCCTCGAGCTTGCGCTGCAGCAGCGGATGACTGGCCGGCATAGGGGCATGGCGCTGGGTGACGGTCTCGACGGCTTCGATGAAACGTGCAATGCCCTCGGCCAGGGTGCCGTCGTTATCGACTTGCAGGGTTTCGATGTCCGCAGGCAGCGGGTCAACCTGACGCAAGACCCGGGCACTGGCCTGCTCGGCGCTCTCTCGACCGCGTCCCAGGATGCGTGCAGCAAGCACGTGCGGCGAGGCGCTGACCTCGACCACCAGCAGATGCGGGACCAGGGTCGCAACTTCGCGAATCATCCTGCGCGAGCCGTTGGCGATCACGTGACGGCCGGCCTCCAGCGCGTGCAGTAGATCGACGGACAACCCGTAACTCAGACCGTGAGCATGCCAGCTGAGCAGGAACTCGCCGGCCGCCAGGCTGGCCTGGAACTGCTCGGGGCTCACGCCGGTGTGATCTTCACCCGGCGCTCCACTGGGGCGAGTGATGGTGCGACGGGCGAACAGGTACTGGCCGCCGTTGCCCAGGCGGGCACGGGCGCCTTCGATGAGCGAGTCCTTGCCCGCCCCGCTCGGCCCCACCACAAAGAAGAAAATGCCCTGCACCATGAATATGCTCCGCCTGCCCGTCGACGCCGGCAGTCTACGCCATTATTTGCACCCCAGGCTGGCACCCATGCTGCAAGCATGGAGCACAGCGATTATCATCCCCCGCGAACGGGACGCTGTGGTGTGTCAGATCAACCGCGGTGCAGCTTTCGCGGCCACGGACCGCTCCCACGGGGCTCGTGGTGGGCCATCAACCTATTTATCACTGTTGCAGGAGTGCTTGCATGTCCCCCACCTCCGGCCTGCCCGAGCAGGCAAGCGCCGACACGTACCGCAAGATCGTCTGGCGGTTGATCCCGTTCCTGTGCTTCTGCTACCTCGCCTCGTACCTGGACCGTATCAATGTCGGCTTTGCCAAACTGCAGATGCTCGACACGCTGCACATGAGCGAAACCGCCTACGGGCTGGGCGCCGGTCTGTTCTTCGCCGGCTACATCCTGTTCGAGGTGCCCAGCAACCTGGTGCTGCAAAAAGTCGGCGCACGGCTGTGGATCGCCCGCATCATGATCAGCTGGGGCGTGCTCTCCGGGTTGACCATGTTCGTCACCACCGAGTGGCACTTCTACGTGCTGCGCTTTTTGCTCGGCGCCGCCGAGGCCGGGTTTCTGCCGGGGGTGCTGTTCTACCTCAGCCAATGGTTTCCCTCGTACCGACGCAGTCGCATCATCGCCCTGTTCATGATTGGCCTGCCCTTGTCGAGCCTGCTCGGCGGGCCGTTGTCGGGCTGGATCATGGGCAATTTCGACGGCGTCAGCGGCCTGCACAACTGGCAATGGTTGTTTCTCCTCGAAGCCATACCGACAGTGGTGCTGGGGGTGCTGTGCCTGGCCATTCTGCCCAACGGCATTGCCGATGCGGCCTGGCTGAGCGAGCGTGAGAAAATACAACTGCAGGCCGTGCTGGCCAAGGACGACAGCGAGCACCAGGGTGGCCAGTCATTTCGCGCAGGCTTTTTCGACATCAAGGTGTGGATGCTCGGCGGCATCGACTTCTCGATTCTGCTGAGCGCCTATGCCATGGGCTTCTGGCTGCCCACTTTCATCCGCAACGCCGGGGTCGCCAATGTCAGCGACATCGGCCTGCTGGTGGCCATTCCCAGCCTGGCCGGGCTGATCGGCATGTTGGCCATCGGCGCCAGTTCGGACCGGCACCGCGAGCGGCGCTGGCACATCATCGTGCCGTTCATCGTCGGCGCAGCCGCCATGTTCCTCAGCACCTTCTTCACCCAGAACGTGGCGATCACCGTGTTGCTGTTCTCGGTGGCCTCACTGGCCATCATCGGGGCGGTGCCGGTGTTCTTCAGCCTGCCGGCCACCTTCCTCAAGGGTACTGCGGCGGCTACCGGTTTTGCCCTGGCCTGCTCGCTGGCCAACATTGCCGGCCTGGTCAGCAACTCGCTGATGGGCGTGGTGATGGACCGTTTCCACAGCCCGCAGATTGCCCTGTGGATTTTCGCCGCCTGCTTGCTGCTCAGTTGTCTGCTGGTGCTGGCGCTGCCGGCCAAAACCGTCAATCGTTGAAACGCCCAGTGCAGGCACCCATGGGCCATGTCTAAGCTAAGATCCAAAAGGTATTTATAGTTAGTTTTTTAGATCATTTAGGATTGGGATCCGGCGTGCCAGCCGGTTCTCCCTTGCCGAGGAATGATCTTCATGACCCTGTTTTCCCGCCTGTCCAAACCGTTGCTGGCCGCCACCGTGCTGCTGGCCAGCTTTGCCAGCGTCGCCCAGGCAGCAAGCCCTGCCGAGGTTCGCCTGGACTATGCCTACTACTCGCCCACCAGCCTGGTCCTGCGCCATTTCGGCTGGCTGGAAAAAGCCCTGCCCGGCACCAAGGTCGACTGGGTGCTCAGCCAGGGCAGCAACCGCTCGCTGGAATACCTGAATGGCGGCAGCATCGACTTCGCCTCAACGGCGGGCCTTGCGGCGGTACTGAGCCGCGCCAACGGCAGCCCGATCAAGACCGTGTACGTCGCCAGCCGGCCGGAATGGACGGCCTTGGCAGTGCGCAAGGATTCGCCGATCAAGACCGTGGCCGACCTCAAGGGCAAGAAGATTGCAGCCACCAAAGGCACTGACCCCTTCCTGTTCACCCTGCGCAGCCTGCAACAAGCCGGGTTGAGCAAGGACGACGTGGAGCTGGTTCACCTGCAGCATGCCGACGGCCGCACGGCGCTGGAGCGCGGCGATGTCGATGCATGGGCCGGGCTTGATCCGCTGCTGGCAGCCAGCCAGTTGCAGGCTGGCTCGCAGTTGCTGTACCGCAACATCGAGTTCAACAGTTATGGGGTGATCAGCGTCACGGAAAAATTCGCCGCCGAACACGCCGACACCGTCGTTCAGGTCATCCAGGCCTACGAGCAGGCCCGAAGCTGGGCGCGGGAACACCCGGACGATCTGGCCGCCCTGTTGGCCAAGGAATCGGGGCTACCGTTGGACGTGGCCAAGCTGCAACTCTCGCGTACCGATTTCAGCGACTCGCAGCCGGGCCCCAAGCAGATTCAAGCCCTCAAGGCCGCCGCGCCGATCCTGACCGCCGAAGGCCTGGTGCGCAAAGGCGTGGACGTCAACGAGGTCGTCGACCGCCTGATCGAACCACGCTTCGGCGCCCAAGTCATCGGGAAACAGTGACGCCATGAGCGCCTCGGAAAACACCCTGCCCAAGGCAGCACCGGCCGCGCGACCTGTTTCACCGGCCTGGCGTCGCGCGGCCAAGGGCTGGCTGCTGCCGTGCCTGATCGTTGCGGTGCTGGAAGTCGTGGTCAGGGCTGGCTGGATCCCGGCCTACCAGATGCCGGCGCCCAGCGATGTCGCAGTGACACTGGTCGAGCTGGCGCAAGGTGCGCTCGGCAAGCATGTGCTTGCCAGCGTCGGCCGCGTGCTCGCCGGTTTCGTCATCGGTGCGTCCCTGGCCTTGGTGTTCGCCGCATGGGTGGGCTTGAGCCGGGAAGCCGAAGCTTATCTTGAGCCGACCTTCGCCGGTCTGCGGGCGATACCGAGTTTGGCCTGGGTGCCATTGCTGCTGTTGTGGCTGGGCATCGACGAGACGTCCAAGGTCGTGCTGATCGCCATCGGCGCGTTCTTTCCGGTGTACGTCAACGGCGTGGCCGCCATACGCAACATCGACCGCAAGCTGGTCGAGGTCGGTCAGATGTATGGCTTCAATGCACGCCGGCTGACGCTGCGCATTCTGCTCCCGGCAGCCATGCCAGGGCTGTTCACGGGGCTGCGCAGCGGGCTGAGCATGGCCTGGATGTTTCTAGTGGCTGCCGAATTGATCGCCGCCACCAAAGGCCTGGGTTACCTGCTCAGCGATGGCCGCGAAACCTCGCGACCCGATATCGTGCTGGCGGCCATCCTGGCCTTGGCGGTATTGGGCAAGCTCAGCGACGGCGTGCTCGCAGCCGTCGAAAGACGTTGCGTCAGCTGGCGCGACACCTTCACCGGCGAAGCCATGGGGAACCGATCATGAGCGATGCCTTGCTGAGCATTCACGTGCGGCGCAAGACGTTCGGCGAGACCCTGGTGCTCAAGGACGTGGAGTTGCAGTTGCAACCCGGCGAGGTCGTCAGCCTGCTGGGTCCCAGCGGTTGCGGCAAAAGCACCCTGCTGCGCATCGCTGCGGGCCTGGATCGGGACTACAGCGGCGAGCTGAGCAGTGCAGGCGAGTCGGTGGCATTCGTTTTTCAGGAGCCGCGGCTGATGCCTTGGTTGAGCGTGGCGCGCAACATCGGCTTTCACGATGATGGGCACTATGACCAGGCCTGGGTACGGCAGCTGATCGAGGAAGTGGGCCTGAGCGGATTTGCCGAGGCGCTGCCCAA encodes the following:
- a CDS encoding aliphatic sulfonate ABC transporter substrate-binding protein, which encodes MTLFSRLSKPLLAATVLLASFASVAQAASPAEVRLDYAYYSPTSLVLRHFGWLEKALPGTKVDWVLSQGSNRSLEYLNGGSIDFASTAGLAAVLSRANGSPIKTVYVASRPEWTALAVRKDSPIKTVADLKGKKIAATKGTDPFLFTLRSLQQAGLSKDDVELVHLQHADGRTALERGDVDAWAGLDPLLAASQLQAGSQLLYRNIEFNSYGVISVTEKFAAEHADTVVQVIQAYEQARSWAREHPDDLAALLAKESGLPLDVAKLQLSRTDFSDSQPGPKQIQALKAAAPILTAEGLVRKGVDVNEVVDRLIEPRFGAQVIGKQ
- a CDS encoding ABC transporter permease, which encodes MSASENTLPKAAPAARPVSPAWRRAAKGWLLPCLIVAVLEVVVRAGWIPAYQMPAPSDVAVTLVELAQGALGKHVLASVGRVLAGFVIGASLALVFAAWVGLSREAEAYLEPTFAGLRAIPSLAWVPLLLLWLGIDETSKVVLIAIGAFFPVYVNGVAAIRNIDRKLVEVGQMYGFNARRLTLRILLPAAMPGLFTGLRSGLSMAWMFLVAAELIAATKGLGYLLSDGRETSRPDIVLAAILALAVLGKLSDGVLAAVERRCVSWRDTFTGEAMGNRS
- a CDS encoding MFS transporter, which translates into the protein MSPTSGLPEQASADTYRKIVWRLIPFLCFCYLASYLDRINVGFAKLQMLDTLHMSETAYGLGAGLFFAGYILFEVPSNLVLQKVGARLWIARIMISWGVLSGLTMFVTTEWHFYVLRFLLGAAEAGFLPGVLFYLSQWFPSYRRSRIIALFMIGLPLSSLLGGPLSGWIMGNFDGVSGLHNWQWLFLLEAIPTVVLGVLCLAILPNGIADAAWLSEREKIQLQAVLAKDDSEHQGGQSFRAGFFDIKVWMLGGIDFSILLSAYAMGFWLPTFIRNAGVANVSDIGLLVAIPSLAGLIGMLAIGASSDRHRERRWHIIVPFIVGAAAMFLSTFFTQNVAITVLLFSVASLAIIGAVPVFFSLPATFLKGTAAATGFALACSLANIAGLVSNSLMGVVMDRFHSPQIALWIFAACLLLSCLLVLALPAKTVNR
- a CDS encoding ABC transporter ATP-binding protein, whose amino-acid sequence is MSDALLSIHVRRKTFGETLVLKDVELQLQPGEVVSLLGPSGCGKSTLLRIAAGLDRDYSGELSSAGESVAFVFQEPRLMPWLSVARNIGFHDDGHYDQAWVRQLIEEVGLSGFAEALPKALSGGMAQRVAIARGLYSRPKVLLLDEPFSAVDAFTRMKLQDLLLDLARRHDIALLLVTHDVDEALYLSDRVLVMGHRASGIGGGIDVDLAQPRDRRNPVLAELRTQTLTQLKSAHVV